From the genome of Azospirillum baldaniorum:
TCCGCACGTCGCGGTGGCTGTCGGACGCGTAGAGGGTGCGCCCGTCCGGGCTGAAGGCGGACCCGTTGGGGATGATGTAGCCGCCGGTCCCCGTCTCGGTCAGCCCGTCGGCCCGCGTGAAGCGGTGCCACAGGCCGGAGGAGTCCCCCTTGCTGATGTCCATGACCATGCTGGACAACCAGAACCGCCCCTGCCGGTCGCAGCGCCCGTCGTTGAAGCGCATGCCCTCCTTGGGGAAGCGGTGGGTGGCGAGAGCGGTGACCACCGCCTCCCCGCCCTCGCCCGGCAGATCCACATCGAAGACGCCGGTCTCGCAGGCGCAGACCACGCCGCCGTCCGGACGCAGGACGAGGCTGCCGATCATCTCCGGCAGGGTCCAGCGGCGGTGGGCGCCGCTGGAGGGGTCGAGCCGATGGATGGTTCGCGCCGGGATGTCGATCCAGGTCCACGAGCCCCGCTCGGCGTCCCAGACCGGGTTCTCGCCGGTGCCGTTGCGCAGATCGGGATCGAAGACGGCTTCCAGGCCGATCTGGGTGACCGCAACGCCACGGGCGGTCATTTCGCGGACCCCACGGTTCCGGCGGCCGCGCCGTCCGCGGTCGGACCGTTGCCGCCGTTGCCCCGGAAGTAGCGCAGCAGCGGCAGCGCCAGGGTGATGACCGCGACGGTCAGCAGGCCGAGCGTGATCGGACGGGTGTAGAGGAAGTCCAGGCTGCCGCCCGACAGGGACAGGGCGCGGCGGAAGCTCGCCTCGGCCATCGGACCCATGATCAGGGCCAGGACGACCGGCGACGCCGGATAGTCCCAGCGCTGCATGAAGAAGCCGACCACGCCGACCGCCAGCATGATGCCCACGTCGAACATGCTGTTGTTGATGGCGTAGGCACCGACGACGCAGAGCGCCAGGATGAGCGGCGTCAGGATGGCGCGCGGCATCTCCAGCACCTTGCCCATCAGGCGCAGCGACGACAGGCCGATGATCAGCAGGGCCGCGTAGCAGAACAGCATGCCTGCGAACAGGGTGAACACCAGACCGGCGTGGTCCTTGAACAGCAGCGGACCGGGCTGGAGGCCCTGCATGGTCAGCGCACCCAGCATGACCGCGGTCACCGCGTCGCCGGGAATGCCGAGCGTCATCATCGGCAGCAGGTCGCCGCCGGTGCAGGCGTTGGCACCGGACTCGGCGGCCGCGACGCCCTTGATCTCGCCCTTGCCGAAATTCTCCGGATTCTTGGAGAAGCGCTTGGCCTCGTTGTAGGCGACGAAGGACGCGATGTCCGCACCGGCGCCGGGGATGATGCCGACGATGATGCCCAGACCCGACGAGCGGAGAATGGTGAAGATCAGGCCCTTGAAGACGCTCCAGGGCGGGATGATCCGGCCGATGTAGACCTTGACCTCGGCCCGCGTCTCCGGCTGGCCCAGCGACTTGAAGGCTTCCGACGCCGCGAACAGGCCGATCATCACCGGGATGAAGGGAACGTTCAGCAGCTCGTTGAAGCCACCGGTGAAGCGCGGGAAGCCGGCCATCGGATCGAGACCGACGGTGGACAGCAGAAGCCCGAGGAAGCCGGCGATCAGCCCCTTGACCAGGGAGTCGCCCGACACGCTGGTGATGATCGACAGGCCGAACACCGCGAGCGCAAAGGACTCGGCAGCGGAGAATTCCAGCGCGATGCCGGCCAGCAGCGGCGCCAGGAAGATCAGCATGAAGACGCTGAGGAAACCGCCGAAGCAGGAGGACAGCGTCGCCGTGCCGAGCGCGAGGCCGGCTTGGCCCTTCTGGCTCAGCGCGTAGCCGTCCATGGCGGTCGCGGCGGCGGCCGGGGTGCCGGGGATCTTGAGCAGGATCGCGGTGATCGAGCCGCCGAAGATGCCGCCGAAGAACACACCGCACAGCATCAGGATGGCCGAGACCGGGTCCATGCCGAAGGTGAAGGGCAGCAGGATCGCGACGCCCATGGTGGCCGTCAGGCCGGGCAGCACGCCGATGATGATGCCCAGCGTGACGCCGATCAGGGCGAGCAGAAGCGGCAGGGGTTCGCTGGCTAGGTTGGCGAAGCCCTGAAGGAGCATGTCGATTTCATACATCTTCCATCTCCTCGCTGACTAGAACTCGCCCGTTTCGAACAGGCTTCCGTCCGGCAGCGGGATCTGCAGGGCGTACAGGAACACCAGATAGAGGAAGGCCGTGACCGCCACCGCGATGATCGGGGCGCGGACCCAGCTGCGCATGCCCATGAGCCGCATCATGCCGATGAGGAACACCACCGTCGTGGGCAGGTAGCCGATGAGGGATAGCATGTAGATGTAGACCGCGGTCGCGACCACGCCGATGGCCACCCGGTGGAACCGGAACGCCTCGGCCGGGGCTTGCGGCTCCGCGGGTGCGACCGGGGCGCCGCGCTTGGGCAGCAGGCGGCCGATGACCAGGATCGCGCTCAGCACGAGCAGCGCACCCGCGTAAATGATCGGAAAACGGGCCGGACCGACATCGGTGTCGAGGCCGGCCATCGTCGGAAAACCGCCCGACACGACGATGGCCGCGACGGCGACGGCGGCGACCACGGCGCCGGCGAAGAGGTCGGCCGAACGCGGCGTTCCCGACCCCGGAGTTCCACCAGAGGAATGGCTCATTGGACGTCTCCACGCACGGGGCACGGGCGGTGGACGCCCGCGCCCCTGTCTTTCCTGATTACTTCGCCATTCCGAGCTTGGTCATCAGGTCCTTGAAGAAGGCGTTGTCCTTCTTGATCATCTCACCGAACTCGGGACCGTCGGCGTAGGCCAGGGTCAGGTTCATCTTGGTGAGGGTCTCCTTGAAGGCCGGCTCGTTGGCGGTCGCCTTGGACGCCTCGCGCAGCGTATCGACGACGGCCTGCGGGGTCTTCTTCGGAACGACGATGCCGCGCCAGGTGTAGACCGACAGGTCGATGCCCTTTTCCTTCACCGTCGGGACGTCGGGGAAGGCCGCCGAACGCTCGTCGCCCATGACGGCGAGAATGCGCAGCTTGCCGGCGGCGACGTGGTTCACGACCTCGGCCGGGCTGACGCTCACCGCCTCGATGTGGTTGCCGAGCAGGGCGGTCACCGCCGGGTTGGCGCCGTCATAGGGGATGTGGCTGAAGCTGGCGCCCGTCTTCTCCTGGAGCGCCGCCGCGGCGAGGTGCCAGATGGCGCCCGTGCCGGAGTTGCCGATGCGCACCTTGCCCGGGTTGGCCTTGGCGTTGGCCAGGAAGTCCTCGAAGGTCTTGAACGGCGAGTCGACGTTCACCGTGATGGCGCTCGGCTCGGCGTTCAGACGGGCGATCGGGGTGAAGTCGTCCGCGGTGAAGCGGGCGATGCCCATGTGCGGCAGCATGGTGAGTTCCACCGTGCCCATGCCGATGCGGTAGCCGTCCGCGCGGGCGGCCATGATCTCGGTCAGACCGACGGCGCCGGCGCCACCGGTCTTGTTCACCACGCCCATCGACTGGGGCAGGTGCTTCTTGGCCGCGTCGGCGTAGGCGCGGGCCACCAGATCGGTGCCGCCGCCCGCCGCGTAGGGGACGGTCAGCTCGATCGGCTTGGTCGGATAGCCGGCGGCCTGCGCGGCCACCATCATCGTGGCGGAGGTCAGCGCGCCGACGACGGCGCCGGTGAGGAAACGATAGCCCTTCATGAGCGTTCTCCCTGGAACTTTGCTTGTGGTGAGGAGGGGGAGGAAAAGGTCCGCGGCGCGTTCTGCGACCGGCCGCGGGATGGAGCGCTGTTGCCGTGGATCGGTCAGCGCGGGTTGAGGCGCCGCCACGCGGCGACGAAGGCGTCCGCCCGCACGCCGACCTCGGCGGCGGACAGGCCCGGCGCATACAGCGCGGACCCCAGCCCGAAGCCGGCCACGCCGGCCTCCAGGAACGGCGCCATGGTGTCCGGGGCGATGCCGCCCACGGGCAGCAGGCGGGTACCGGCGGGCAGGATGGCGCGCATCGCCTTGATGATGCGCGGGCCGACCAGCTCCGCCGGGAAGATCTTCAGGGCGTCGGCCCCGGCTGACAGCGCTGCGAAAGCTTCCGTCGGAGTGGCGATTCCGGGCAGGCTGACCAACCCCGCGGCCTTGGCGGCGCGGATCACCGCCGTGTCGGCGTGCGGCATGACGACCAGATCGGCGCCGATCTCCTTCAGCCGGGCCACCTGCTCCACCGCCAGGACCGTGCCGGCGCCGACCAGCGCGTCGCGCGGCAGCAGCCGGCGGACGGCGGCGATGCTCGTGAACGGATCGGGCGAGTTCAGCGGCACCTCGATCATGCGGAAACCGCTGTCGTAAAGCGTCTGCGCGACGCCCTCTGCCTCCGCGGGGGTCAGCCCGCGCAGGATGGCGACCAGCGGCAGGGCGGAAAAGGCGGCGTCGAAGCGGGCCTTCAGGGAATCATCCGACATGTTCGTCACTCCCCCGCCGGCGCGATCAGGCCGGCGGCAACGGCAAACTGGAAAAGCCCACGCGGGGCGGTGTTCTCAAGCCGGTCGGTGGGCTCGACGCCCAGCAGTTCCAGGCCGCGCACATAGCGGCGGCAGAGCGCGCCCTCGCCGATCAGCAGAAGCGGACGGCCCTCGTGCAGTTCGTTGCGCATGTGGCCGAGGCCGGAGACCAGCTCGTGGCCGATCAGCAGGCCGGACAGGTAATCCTTCAGAAGCTCCGCCGGCATGCGGCGGGTGATGCCGAGCGTGCGCGCGGCGAAGATCTGGTGCGTGAAGTCGCCCGGCCCGCTGGCCTGCGCCGCCCGCACGCCCTCGGCGAAGGCGGCGTCGGACTCGGCCTCCGCGGTGGCGGCGTCCGCCGGCATCAGCCGGCCGAGGATCGAGTGCTTGCACAGCACGGCGAAGGTCTCGCCGGTCATGTAGGTGGAGAAGCGGATCATGCGCCCGCCGACGATCTCCACCCATTTGGAATGAGTGCCGGGCAGCACCATGCAGGCGTCGCGACCCCAGTCGGGACGGTCGGCCAGCACGCCGGCGATCTGGATCTCCTCGCCGCGCAGGATGTCCGGCGGGCCGCTCGGCGGGTCGTAGAGGACGCCCGGCGCGATCAGGATGCGGGAGCCCGACGCGCTCTCCACCGGGATGGCCTGCGAGGCCAGGGTGGTCGTGTCGGCGGGGCAGCGGACATAGGGGGCCTCACGCCAGCCCTGGGCGCTGCCGACCATGCCGCCGGCCACCACCGGCAACCCCGGATGGGCGGCCATCCAGTCGCCGCACAAGTCGGCGAAGGCCTGCTCGAAGCCGGCGATGCCCGGCATCGGCAGGTTCTGGATACCGTGCGCGTTGGCGCGCTGGTCCAGCATCCGCCCGTCGCGGCCCATCAGGAAGCCGCGCAGGCTCGACGTTCCCCAGTCGAGGGCGATCAGCGATGCCCCGACGCCCGTTCGTCCCGTTTCCATCCCAAATCCTTTGAAATCGCGTCGGCGACCGCCCGGACCACGGGTCCAAGCTCCTCCATCCGTTCGTCCGGCATGTACGGCACGGCACTCGCCACGCTGATGGCGGCGACGACCTGGTTGCGGACGTCACGGATCGGCGCGCCGACGCAGCGGATGCCGATTTCGTTTTCTTCAAGGTCGAAGGACCAGCCGCGGTCCACATAGGCGGCTAGCCGGGATTCGAAGTCCGGCCAGGGCGCCAGCGGGGGCCGTTCCGGCGCCGCCGCGGTCAGGCGGAGCGCGTGTTCGTACAGCTCGGACCAGCGTTCGCGCGGCAGCCCGAGAAGAAGCGCCTTGCCCAGACCCGTGGAGGCCAGCGGCATGCGCAGGCCGATGCGCGACCGCATCTCCAGCCCGCGCGTGTTCGGAATCTTGTCGAGGTAGAAGACCTCCGCCCCTTCGACGACCCCGAGATGGACGGTGTCGCCGGTCTGGCGGGCCAGCTCCTCGATGTGCGGGCGGGCGATGGCGACCAGCGGGCGCTGCTCCAGCGCGCGCATGCCGAGCGCGATCAGCTTCGGCCCCAGCAGATAGCCCTTGTAGGGTACGTGATGCAGATAGCCGTCCTGGGTCAGGCTGTTGAGCATCCGGTGCGTGGTGCTGCGCGGCGTGCCCAGCCGGGCGGCGATGCCCTTCACGTCACCGATGCCCGCCGCCACGCATTCCAGGAGGGCGAGGCCGCGCATCAGCGTCTGGGTTCCGGATGCCTGCGGCTTCTCCGGCGACGCTTGTGCATCGAGCGGATTTGCTCCGATGCCGGCCATATCCTCCCTCCCGCGTTGTTGTCCGATATCTGGCATATCAGTTTCCACCACTTTATGAAGGCGTACGGAGTGTGTCAAATAAATAAATCATTGTCCATATAGTGAGACAATGACAGCGCAAGACAGCCTTGCCCCACGGTCCGGGCGGCCGTCTTGATCGGGGCGGCGCCCCTGCCCATCTGTTCCCTTGAGGCGACCGGGGCCGCGCATGGTGCGGGCCACACAGGCCGTCTTCCCGCGCCTTCGCAAAG
Proteins encoded in this window:
- a CDS encoding SMP-30/gluconolactonase/LRE family protein, encoding MTARGVAVTQIGLEAVFDPDLRNGTGENPVWDAERGSWTWIDIPARTIHRLDPSSGAHRRWTLPEMIGSLVLRPDGGVVCACETGVFDVDLPGEGGEAVVTALATHRFPKEGMRFNDGRCDRQGRFWLSSMVMDISKGDSSGLWHRFTRADGLTETGTGGYIIPNGSAFSPDGRTLYASDSHRDVRMVWAWDYDTDTGTADNRRPFVDMRAMVGRPDGAAVDIDGCYWICCLDEGCIKRFTPNGDLDRRIEVPMRKPTMCAFGGPDLRTMLVTSLSRGPADLAEDPHGGRVLMFDPGAQGLPEPRLAD
- a CDS encoding tripartite tricarboxylate transporter permease, yielding MYEIDMLLQGFANLASEPLPLLLALIGVTLGIIIGVLPGLTATMGVAILLPFTFGMDPVSAILMLCGVFFGGIFGGSITAILLKIPGTPAAAATAMDGYALSQKGQAGLALGTATLSSCFGGFLSVFMLIFLAPLLAGIALEFSAAESFALAVFGLSIITSVSGDSLVKGLIAGFLGLLLSTVGLDPMAGFPRFTGGFNELLNVPFIPVMIGLFAASEAFKSLGQPETRAEVKVYIGRIIPPWSVFKGLIFTILRSSGLGIIVGIIPGAGADIASFVAYNEAKRFSKNPENFGKGEIKGVAAAESGANACTGGDLLPMMTLGIPGDAVTAVMLGALTMQGLQPGPLLFKDHAGLVFTLFAGMLFCYAALLIIGLSSLRLMGKVLEMPRAILTPLILALCVVGAYAINNSMFDVGIMLAVGVVGFFMQRWDYPASPVVLALIMGPMAEASFRRALSLSGGSLDFLYTRPITLGLLTVAVITLALPLLRYFRGNGGNGPTADGAAAGTVGSAK
- a CDS encoding tripartite tricarboxylate transporter TctB family protein, with the translated sequence MSHSSGGTPGSGTPRSADLFAGAVVAAVAVAAIVVSGGFPTMAGLDTDVGPARFPIIYAGALLVLSAILVIGRLLPKRGAPVAPAEPQAPAEAFRFHRVAIGVVATAVYIYMLSLIGYLPTTVVFLIGMMRLMGMRSWVRAPIIAVAVTAFLYLVFLYALQIPLPDGSLFETGEF
- a CDS encoding Bug family tripartite tricarboxylate transporter substrate binding protein, producing the protein MKGYRFLTGAVVGALTSATMMVAAQAAGYPTKPIELTVPYAAGGGTDLVARAYADAAKKHLPQSMGVVNKTGGAGAVGLTEIMAARADGYRIGMGTVELTMLPHMGIARFTADDFTPIARLNAEPSAITVNVDSPFKTFEDFLANAKANPGKVRIGNSGTGAIWHLAAAALQEKTGASFSHIPYDGANPAVTALLGNHIEAVSVSPAEVVNHVAAGKLRILAVMGDERSAAFPDVPTVKEKGIDLSVYTWRGIVVPKKTPQAVVDTLREASKATANEPAFKETLTKMNLTLAYADGPEFGEMIKKDNAFFKDLMTKLGMAK
- a CDS encoding 2-dehydro-3-deoxy-6-phosphogalactonate aldolase → MSDDSLKARFDAAFSALPLVAILRGLTPAEAEGVAQTLYDSGFRMIEVPLNSPDPFTSIAAVRRLLPRDALVGAGTVLAVEQVARLKEIGADLVVMPHADTAVIRAAKAAGLVSLPGIATPTEAFAALSAGADALKIFPAELVGPRIIKAMRAILPAGTRLLPVGGIAPDTMAPFLEAGVAGFGLGSALYAPGLSAAEVGVRADAFVAAWRRLNPR
- a CDS encoding 2-dehydro-3-deoxygalactonokinase; protein product: METGRTGVGASLIALDWGTSSLRGFLMGRDGRMLDQRANAHGIQNLPMPGIAGFEQAFADLCGDWMAAHPGLPVVAGGMVGSAQGWREAPYVRCPADTTTLASQAIPVESASGSRILIAPGVLYDPPSGPPDILRGEEIQIAGVLADRPDWGRDACMVLPGTHSKWVEIVGGRMIRFSTYMTGETFAVLCKHSILGRLMPADAATAEAESDAAFAEGVRAAQASGPGDFTHQIFAARTLGITRRMPAELLKDYLSGLLIGHELVSGLGHMRNELHEGRPLLLIGEGALCRRYVRGLELLGVEPTDRLENTAPRGLFQFAVAAGLIAPAGE
- a CDS encoding IclR family transcriptional regulator produces the protein MAGIGANPLDAQASPEKPQASGTQTLMRGLALLECVAAGIGDVKGIAARLGTPRSTTHRMLNSLTQDGYLHHVPYKGYLLGPKLIALGMRALEQRPLVAIARPHIEELARQTGDTVHLGVVEGAEVFYLDKIPNTRGLEMRSRIGLRMPLASTGLGKALLLGLPRERWSELYEHALRLTAAAPERPPLAPWPDFESRLAAYVDRGWSFDLEENEIGIRCVGAPIRDVRNQVVAAISVASAVPYMPDERMEELGPVVRAVADAISKDLGWKRDERASGHR